A section of the Callithrix jacchus isolate 240 chromosome 14, calJac240_pri, whole genome shotgun sequence genome encodes:
- the IL36RN gene encoding interleukin-36 receptor antagonist protein, which produces MVLSGALCFRMKDSALKVLYLHNNQLLAGGLHAGKVIKGEEISVVPNRWLDASLSPVILGVQGGSQCLSCGAGQEPTLTLEPVNIMELYTGAKESKSFTFYRRELGLTSSFESAAYPGWFLCTMPEADQPVRLTQLLENAGWDAPITDFYFQQCD; this is translated from the exons ATGGTCCTGAGTGGGGCGCTGTGCTTCCG AATGAAGGACTCGGCATTGAAGGTGCTTTATCTGCATAATAACCAGCTTCTAGCTGGAGGGCTGCATGCAGGGAAGGTCATTAAAG GTGAAGAGATCAGTGTGGTCCCCAATCGATGGCTGGATGCCAGCCTGTCCCCTGTTATCCTGGGCGTCCAGGGTGGGAGCCAGTGCCTGTCCtgtggggcagggcaggagccAACTCTAACACTCGAG CCAGTGAACATCATGGAGCTCTACACCGGTGCCAAGGAATCCAAGAGCTTCACCTTCTACCGGCGGGAGTTGGGGCTCACCTCCAGCTTCGAGTCAGCTGCCTACCCTGGCTGGTTCCTGTGCACGATGCCTGAAGCTGACCAGCCTGTCAGACTCACCCAGCTTCTTGAGAATGCTGGCTGGGATGCCCCTATCACAGACTTCTACTTCCAGCAGTGTGACTAG